In the genome of Apostichopus japonicus isolate 1M-3 chromosome 15, ASM3797524v1, whole genome shotgun sequence, one region contains:
- the LOC139981673 gene encoding protein-tyrosine kinase 6-like encodes METLQDHVTLSAYELQKRLTDDMVALVKELLQFSLQTASGMAFILSQGFSHPSLSIANILLTDDKNCKLFDFCLKKDALCFLESIKKKSVYTSVYERSEFQGLVEYTTATDVWLTAYAIWQIFSQGALPIASGSDHDDVSDVFPKPELCPQILYIEMARCWSEPRSNRPGIKELSSKLTKHAIGPH; translated from the exons ATGGAGACGTTACAAGATCATGTGACGCTGTCTGCTTATGAACTACAAAAACGTCTAACAGATGATATGGTAGCACTGGTGAAGGAACTGCTACAATTTTCACTTCAAACTGCTTCAGGGATGGCGTTTATATTATCACAAGGG ttttcTCATCCCTCTCTATCCATTGCAAACATACTGCTAACGGATGACAAAAATTGCAAGTTATTTGATTTTTGTCTGAAGAAAGATGCTTTATGTTTCTTGGAATCCATAAAGAAGAAG tCTGTATATACATCCGTTTATGAACGAAGTGAATTTCAAGGTCTAGTGGAATACACGACCGCTACTGACGTTTGGCTAACAGCATATGCAATCTGGCAAATATTTTCACAAG GCGCTCTACCTATAGCTTCTGGAAGTGATCATGATGACGTCAGTGATGTCTTCCCGAAGCCAGAGTTGTGTCCACAAATTCT CTACATCGAGATGGCACGCTGTTGGTCGGAACCCAGATCAAATCGTCCTGGCATAAAAGAGCTTTCCTCAAAATTGACTAAGCACGCTATAGGTCCTCATTAA